A genomic window from Rhizobiaceae bacterium includes:
- a CDS encoding TniQ family protein translates to MAGEGRAPLPVVPPPFRDERLSSWLERIADVYLVSLDDLRAHVGWSRPALQLEIDPVQTDMERIAAATNSSVERLFGMTFHNASSRCRSLLRPDAREICPICSRGMQRPPRLRTWSFAFSFYCDRHRQPLQSPDTRGASVLSDVGSACRGAAILSNWAKGGETAVVPVDAAISLLLAPHRKPSPPAPWELARLARSDQQAHAMELSRPCPRPVLGILVPEFNSAVPVYNQLLPRALPGLRDAPFAERYAIAIGLARLLKNPATAVAHILETTDEFGRKKVLGLIDRWPTGIRNAVARGARRTTTRGEGRGTAKNACFTRRVRAPSGRDAWRDRADA, encoded by the coding sequence ATGGCGGGGGAGGGGAGGGCGCCGCTGCCGGTCGTGCCGCCGCCCTTTCGGGACGAACGGCTGAGTTCCTGGCTGGAGCGGATCGCCGACGTCTATCTGGTTTCGCTCGATGATCTGCGAGCCCATGTTGGATGGTCCCGGCCTGCGCTGCAACTCGAGATCGATCCCGTGCAGACCGATATGGAACGCATCGCTGCCGCGACGAATTCTTCGGTTGAACGCCTGTTCGGCATGACCTTCCATAATGCATCGTCGCGTTGTCGCAGCCTGCTTCGGCCCGACGCTCGTGAGATCTGCCCGATCTGCTCGCGCGGCATGCAGCGACCGCCAAGGTTGCGAACGTGGTCTTTCGCCTTCAGCTTCTATTGCGATCGGCACCGTCAGCCACTGCAAAGCCCGGATACAAGGGGCGCTAGTGTGTTGAGCGATGTCGGATCAGCTTGCCGCGGCGCCGCGATCCTGTCCAACTGGGCCAAAGGCGGCGAAACCGCCGTCGTGCCCGTCGACGCCGCGATCTCCCTGTTGCTCGCGCCGCATCGCAAGCCGTCGCCGCCGGCGCCATGGGAACTGGCCAGGTTGGCGCGCTCCGACCAGCAGGCCCATGCGATGGAGCTTTCGCGACCGTGTCCCCGGCCGGTGCTCGGCATTCTCGTGCCCGAATTCAACAGCGCCGTCCCGGTCTACAACCAGCTTCTGCCGCGTGCTCTGCCAGGCTTGCGCGATGCGCCCTTCGCGGAGCGTTACGCCATCGCAATCGGCCTTGCTCGGCTTTTGAAGAATCCGGCCACCGCAGTCGCCCACATCCTGGAGACCACCGATGAGTTCGGCCGAAAGAAAGTGTTGGGGCTGATTGACCGTTGGCCGACCGGGATCCGTAACGCTGTCGCTCGCGGCGCCCGCCGCACGACGACGAGAGGAGAGGGCAGGGGAACGGCGAAGAATGCCTGCTTCACCCGTCGGGTTCGTGCACCTTCAGGCCGAGACGCCTGGCGCGATCGAGCAGATGCTTGA
- a CDS encoding recombinase family protein, which produces MAKAPSPPPRPRRLIGYARVSMEDQVTDAQADELRQAGCAVIHHEQGSGASRSRPVLAKLMREIHAGDVLVVVRLDRLARSVSHLLEVIETLEKRGAHFRSLRDPIDTSTPQGMFSLQVLGAVAQLERALIAERTKAGIAAAKARGRLPGNPGLRERRPESIRAIAAARDSAYVGDLIASAQNWLPVVRRLRPQHNWDDVVRVLNHKGQSWTVERLRRSVYRLVREGLAEPELVQRAPRRQPEDRLMTLVAGIAIADPDLSLRAIAAQLEAMRERAPRGGWRWAASSVKHLLDRARRLGLKVHEPDG; this is translated from the coding sequence ATGGCAAAGGCCCCCTCCCCTCCCCCGCGACCGCGCCGCCTCATCGGCTATGCACGGGTCTCGATGGAGGACCAGGTTACCGATGCACAGGCCGACGAACTCAGGCAAGCCGGTTGCGCCGTCATCCACCACGAACAGGGTTCCGGCGCGTCGCGCTCGCGGCCGGTGCTGGCGAAGCTGATGCGCGAGATCCACGCCGGCGATGTTCTGGTCGTGGTCAGGCTCGACCGGCTTGCCCGATCGGTCAGCCATCTTCTCGAGGTGATCGAGACGCTCGAAAAGCGCGGCGCGCATTTCCGCTCGCTGCGCGATCCGATCGACACTTCGACGCCGCAGGGCATGTTCTCGCTGCAAGTTCTCGGCGCGGTCGCCCAGCTGGAGCGCGCGCTGATCGCCGAGCGCACGAAGGCCGGAATCGCCGCCGCCAAGGCGCGCGGCCGGCTGCCCGGCAACCCTGGGCTGCGCGAGCGGAGGCCGGAAAGCATCCGCGCCATCGCGGCGGCCCGCGACAGCGCCTATGTCGGCGACCTCATCGCCTCGGCACAGAACTGGCTGCCGGTCGTGCGACGGCTGCGTCCCCAGCACAACTGGGACGATGTCGTGCGGGTCCTGAACCACAAGGGGCAGAGCTGGACGGTGGAACGCCTTCGCCGCTCGGTCTATCGCCTGGTGCGCGAAGGCCTGGCGGAGCCTGAGCTTGTCCAGCGCGCGCCGCGGCGGCAGCCGGAGGACCGGTTGATGACGCTCGTGGCCGGCATTGCCATCGCAGACCCTGATCTCAGCCTGCGGGCGATAGCCGCGCAGCTCGAGGCGATGCGCGAACGGGCGCCACGCGGCGGCTGGCGATGGGCGGCCTCGTCGGTCAAGCATCTGCTCGATCGCGCCAGGCGTCTCGGCCTGAAGGTGCACGAACCCGACGGGTGA
- a CDS encoding TniB family NTP-binding protein, which produces MTAYPHLDPAVQGHADLPDRERVEHIRVDRWIDYPRARHALDKLEELLLFPKRARMPNLLIFGASGMGKTMIIEKFVRANPPSFDESSGIHHRPVIVVQMVASPDEGRFYHRLLSVIGAPPPTRATLGQLETQALRLLQEIAPRMLVIDEVQNLIAGTYREQRRMLNLLRFLGNELRIPLICLGSHEARDAIRGDAHLNSRFEPYGLAPWRPDADFHGLIGGLLYSLPLRLPSELTDSALKRLVEANGGITDAIFKMVRGLATDAILNGKERITSAAILDHRVTAPTTFAA; this is translated from the coding sequence ATGACGGCCTATCCGCACCTCGATCCCGCCGTTCAGGGCCATGCCGATCTGCCCGACCGCGAGCGTGTCGAACATATTCGGGTCGACCGCTGGATCGACTATCCGCGTGCCCGCCATGCGCTCGACAAGCTCGAGGAACTGCTTCTGTTTCCCAAGCGTGCCCGCATGCCCAATCTGTTGATCTTCGGCGCTTCCGGGATGGGCAAGACGATGATCATCGAGAAGTTCGTGCGCGCCAATCCGCCCAGCTTCGATGAGAGCAGCGGGATCCATCATCGGCCGGTCATCGTCGTGCAGATGGTCGCTTCCCCAGACGAGGGACGTTTCTATCATCGCCTGCTTTCCGTGATCGGCGCACCGCCGCCGACCCGCGCGACGCTCGGGCAACTCGAGACACAGGCACTGCGGCTGCTCCAGGAGATCGCGCCGCGCATGCTTGTCATCGACGAGGTCCAGAATCTGATCGCCGGTACCTATCGCGAGCAGCGCAGGATGCTCAATCTGTTGCGCTTCCTCGGCAATGAGCTGCGGATTCCGCTGATCTGCCTCGGTTCGCACGAGGCACGCGATGCAATCCGGGGCGATGCCCATCTCAACAGCCGCTTCGAACCCTACGGCTTGGCGCCGTGGCGGCCCGATGCCGACTTCCACGGGCTGATCGGCGGTCTTCTGTACTCGCTGCCGTTGCGCTTGCCGTCGGAGCTGACGGACAGCGCCCTCAAGCGTCTCGTCGAGGCTAATGGCGGGATCACCGACGCGATCTTCAAGATGGTCAGGGGTCTGGCGACAGACGCCATCCTCAACGGCAAAGAACGGATCACGTCGGCCGCGATCCTCGATCACCGCGTCACCGCGCCGACGACCTTCGCGGCCTGA